AAGTACACCTGTCATTGACATGTTGGAGTAGTAATGGGGTAACAATAGCAAGAAAAGCAGGTGACGTCTGCATCTACAGTGCCTCTGCAGTGTGCCGTTCACAATAAAAAGGTAATGTTGAGGttgcagcgccccctgctgctcATATTTAGACAATGACTGGTACCTCGTGTTTTGTAAGCTGTCTCCCAGTAAGTAGTACGCCCTGTAGTAGTGATCTGTACTTGTTGCATGGTCTACACaccaaagagagaaaaaaaatgtatttaaatgctGCAGTTTGACTGTTTGAGAAAACACCATACGATTGGTTCAGTCAATAACAAGCAAATGATTCTGGAGTTAAATTCTCATTGGCAGCGTTTAATCTTCTTCATGACAAAAGTGaataaaatgacagaataaCATATTTTCTTGAACTGTAATAGCTAAGTTATATTTTAGCAAGATGGCAAATTGTTATATAGCTTTTTTTCCCTTAACAGTAGCTTTGTTTATGGACTGACTGCAAGGAGTTAAACCTGAAGAAACATGCTTGCTGCCCTAAATTATGTATCTTCTGCATGCCCACAAACATTGTATGGCATGTATGAGGTTGTATGTGTTCTTACACGTACAAAAGTGAGAATAATTAATGATCTTGTCCTCTAATCAACTAAAATGCACTTGTAATGCAACTGTACAtgtcatgtctctctctctctctctctctctctctctctctcacacacacacacacacgcacatgcacacacacacacacactcgccatTATTTTAGGAACAATCTATTGTGCCGCCAAGTCACTGAACCGAGTAAATAACTGACATCCAGATGACAGTTTGATGTCCGTCCAGTTACTCAGGTCCTCTCATAATCACCAGTCTgccctttctcttctttcagtgGCAGGTTAGTTGGGTAACACCAAGCCCACCTGTAAAAACATACACCTATAATTATGAATTGCTGATGAACGACAGCTATGAAACAATCAGGGAGATTTTTCTTTAGCTTTAATAAGATCATTTCCACCAACCTGGAAATGTATAACATCATGAATCAAGATCAAACAGTCAATTTTAGCTCCTTCAACTGTCATCATCCCTACTGAAATCATCTGGATCTAAAACTGTTTTCAAACATATATTTTCTTAAGGATTTCTGGTGTTGAAGGTAATTTTCCCTTATTACTCTTAAAGGGTTACTCCACCAAATAACTAAACAAACTGATTCAGTAAATCAGAGTTTTCCAAGCTCATTATACTGTAATAGCAGAATGACATCTATATCTTTTTTGAAACGTATCAATATTGTGACATTACATGTGGCGTTTCCAAGAGTTCAAGAGttttattcaacttttattAGATCCTAGCAGGTGAACATCAAATCTTTGCTCTTAGTTCGCTAATCGCTAATTGCTGCAAACGTTTGCTGCCATCAACTCGTTAGCTCATTTAGCTGTACAGccagctagctggttagcgtgctaactttagtagataTCTCTTCAACCTGTTGAACattgtcacattctgttgacaaTTTGAGTTGGtgttgttaaagtgaaactctcaaaccgccaaaatgcaacttaggcttgtttttgtgaataatatatgagtcaaaccttcgtgtaaaagcataattacgatcaaagaggcacttttaagatttatcatatttctgttttcgggtcaaactcattttcaatgggagagcttggggcaaattagcgatagcaaaATGCTAAAAAGAAGTTAAatgaaggctcgacacaacatgaaactttgcttgtaggatcaccagggtctctacacatgaacctgagcattgagaacattgtttgtgtgcacagagtttgctaaaaagaacgtttttgaacattATTTCCTGTATGTTctctagtaaaaaaaaaacaaaacgtacatattgcacctttattaCAGCACTCTGAAAGCATGCAGCCATCAAAAAATTTAATGGTGGAATGGTGTCGAGGGCACAGAATGAGTGACGTGTTCTTACGGATGGAGTTATGAGACATTTTAGTGTCCAGTACCTTGTCTGGGCTCATATTAGGACACATCCAGTTGTACAGGTAGTAATGAAGGTTCGTGTTACTGATGCTGAACTTGAGCTTCTCCAGGAAACTCTTGTTATCCATCACATCGAGAGCAGAGATAATGTCAAAACCCTTCTGTCAGGGCGGAAAAAAGAGCAATTAACCAAgtttactttacatttaaagtttaaacCCTTTGTGCACTCTTTAAATTAACTCACAGATTTAACCAGGACCAGCGTGTCCTCCATGAGGTCCATCAGGTCTGCGGCAGCAGAGGCAATGTAAAGCAGATGAGCTGCTCTCAGGCCGGTGTGAACCGGGTGATTCAGCACCTTGTAGGAGACGCTATAGAAACTCACCACGTCTGTCAGCGTGCCATCATCACCCTGTGTGTGAGGGGGAGGGGTGAATCAGTTCTTAACTCCTGCAGCATCATGTGAGATTAATTTTTTAGAAATTGGCAAGGAAAGCTCTTCCTCCTACAAATAAACTAGAAATAGAGAGGCTGAAATTGACCTGCACAACATAGGTGTCAATCACGTTCTCCTTCGGCAGCAGCCAGTGCTCTACTTCCTGCAAGGACAAGATGGGGCTGAGGTGGAACTTGAGGAGGTTTGCTTGGAGCAGAGAGTGTATCCCTGCAACGTCTTCTTTAGTCATAGGCCGCAGACCTGGTGTCTTTGTCACCTTGGAGGAAAGGGGAAAAACATTGCCTGTGAGCGCTATAAGGACCCATAACTATAATCTCCTGATTTACAACATTTCTGTGAGGCCAATGTCAGACTCTAATAGGTTTTCGCCTCTAGGTGGCAGCACAAACTAACCTTAGGGAGACGGTTGAACTTGACAGCTCTCTGCAGGTTCATGTCCTGTCTCAGACCTGGGTAGCTCACCTCCTTCAGCTTTCGGAGATTCAGAGGACGGGTCCATGAGCTTAAAGTAGAAAAGAGTTCACTTATTTTCAAGATTTGATGCACAGGATGCCTTTACTGAAGCTCACTGGAATCTCCCATTGTTATATACTTGTATAAAAAATATCACACGTACACTAAAAATTAGGACCACATGTTTGCTTATCAGAGGAACAAAGAGTGACACCCATACACAGATAAAGACATTTCATGTTTCACATAATAAGACCCAGAAATGATGTTATTTCTCAACAACATTAAGTTTAAGTCAAATGTGGggttgaaaacaacaatttgtatCATTTATTAAGAGTTTAGCTCTCAAAAACTGAGCTTATCGCCTATATTATTACTGGGTGGGTGtattttgatcagattttattgacaatagggctgcaacttatatttatgtttaatgttGATTAATATGCCAAGGGGGGAGCTGCTATTtgtgtggactttgacctttttagccttcaagatcttttacatgctaAAGAACCTATATGAAACAATATGGGAAGGAAAAAGCACAGTAGTTCTCCTCTTATAGCTTACAACTAATCGATCGCAGCCAGTGGACAGTTATGTGTGACAACAATATTATTGGTGCTCAGAAATAAGTCACATCACCTTTATTCAGAGGTGTCTTTGTTGCTTCAAACGAATAAGTAAAATGACAAAAGCCACACAAAAAATGGAATCTGCCAAAACTCTTGTGACTTTGGTTGAATCACTTGTGTTCAAGTTAAACCCCGACCCTTCATATCAGGAAGTGCAGTGAGAAAATATTCTTCCAAGGACTTTAAAAGTGGAAACTGCATCTTTACTTGAAATCAAGTGTGAATCAACCCCATGTAGCAGCTACTACCTGCAGGAGCTGAGTGGTGTGGGCAGCATTACGCTAGCTGTGTAGACAGCCTGGCGGAGGCCCTGCTGGTTGACCCGTCTGGCGAGCTCTCGGATCAGAACTGGAGTCATCCGCTTGAGGCGCAGCTTCTTATGAACACACAGGAATTT
Above is a genomic segment from Sparus aurata chromosome 20, fSpaAur1.1, whole genome shotgun sequence containing:
- the LOC115570707 gene encoding glycylpeptide N-tetradecanoyltransferase 1-like isoform X3; the protein is MNDSEACDKKPAEDESGRSKKKQKKEDAWRPEGPRDPIAMLKSLPESKQQEIQRALHLFSLGPSLPKTLQQAKKYTYRFWETQPVPRLDGAGDSAVTHGPIVSGETSVRKEPYSLPQGFSWDTLDLSSPTVLRELCTLLNENYMEEDDNTIRFDFSLEYLQWALQPPKWLAQWHCGVRVDTNNKLVGFIAAVPADVRIYETEKRMVQVKFLCVHKKLRLKRMTPVLIRELARRVNQQGLRQAVYTASVMLPTPLSSCSSWTRPLNLRKLKEVSYPGLRQDMNLQRAVKFNRLPKVTKTPGLRPMTKEDVAGIHSLLQANLLKFHLSPILSLQEVEHWLLPKENVIDTYVVQGDDGTLTDVVSFYSVSYKVLNHPVHTGLRAAHLLYIASAAADLMDLMEDTLVLVKSKGFDIISALDVMDNKSFLEKLKFSISNTNLHYYLYNWMCPNMSPDKVGLVLPN
- the LOC115570707 gene encoding glycylpeptide N-tetradecanoyltransferase 1-like isoform X2, whose product is MNDSEACDKKPAEDESGRSKKKQKKEDAWRPEGPRDPIAMLKSLPESKQQEIQRALHLFSLGPSLPKTLQQAKKYTYRFWETQPVPRLDGAGDSAVTHGPIVSGETSVRKEPYSLPQGFSWDTLDLSSPTVLRELCTLLNENYMEEDDNTIRFDFSLEYLQWALQPPKWLAQWHCGVRVDTNNKLVGFIAAVPADVRIYETEKRMVQVKFLCVHKKLRLKRMTPVLIRELARRVNQQGLRQAVYTASVMLPTPLSSCSSWTRPLNLRKLKEVSYPGLRQDMNLQRAVKFNRLPKVTKTPGLRPMTKEDVAGIHSLLQANLLKFHLSPILSLQEVEHWLLPKENVIDTYVVQGDDGTLTDVVSFYSVSYKVLNHPVHTGLRAAHLLYIASAAADLMDLMEDTLVLVKSGFDIISALDVMDNKSFLEKLKFSISNTNLHYYLYNWMCPNMSPDKVLDTKMSHNSIRKNTSLILCPRHHSTIKFFDGCMLSECCNKGAICTFCFFFTREHTGNNVQKRSF
- the LOC115570707 gene encoding glycylpeptide N-tetradecanoyltransferase 1-like isoform X1 yields the protein MNDSEACDKKPAEDESGRSKKKQKKEDAWRPEGPRDPIAMLKSLPESKQQEIQRALHLFSLGPSLPKTLQQAKKYTYRFWETQPVPRLDGAGDSAVTHGPIVSGETSVRKEPYSLPQGFSWDTLDLSSPTVLRELCTLLNENYMEEDDNTIRFDFSLEYLQWALQPPKWLAQWHCGVRVDTNNKLVGFIAAVPADVRIYETEKRMVQVKFLCVHKKLRLKRMTPVLIRELARRVNQQGLRQAVYTASVMLPTPLSSCSSWTRPLNLRKLKEVSYPGLRQDMNLQRAVKFNRLPKVTKTPGLRPMTKEDVAGIHSLLQANLLKFHLSPILSLQEVEHWLLPKENVIDTYVVQGDDGTLTDVVSFYSVSYKVLNHPVHTGLRAAHLLYIASAAADLMDLMEDTLVLVKSKGFDIISALDVMDNKSFLEKLKFSISNTNLHYYLYNWMCPNMSPDKVLDTKMSHNSIRKNTSLILCPRHHSTIKFFDGCMLSECCNKGAICTFCFFFTREHTGNNVQKRSF